The Dermochelys coriacea isolate rDerCor1 chromosome 7, rDerCor1.pri.v4, whole genome shotgun sequence genome window below encodes:
- the LOC119859015 gene encoding elongation factor 1-alpha 1-like: MGKEKTHINIVVIGHVDSGKSTTTGHLIYKCGGIDKRTIEKFKKEAAEMGRGSFKYAWVLDKLKAKRERGITIDISLWKFETSKYYVTITDAPGHRDFIKNMITGTSQADCAVLIVAAGVGEFEAGISKNGQTREHALLAYTLGIKQLIVGVNKMDSTEAPNSQKRYDEIVKEVSTYIKKIGYNPDTVAFVPISGWNGDDMFEPSSNTSSSLVLCNLSFKATHSYLYPNIRRSSQ, from the coding sequence ATGGGCAAGGAGAAAACCCACATCAACATCGTTGTCATCGGCCATGTCGACTCCGGCAAGTCCACCACCACCGGGCACCTCATCTACAAGTGCGGGGGCATCGACAAGAGGACCATCGAGAAGTTCAAGAAGGAAGCTGCAGAGATGGGCAGAGGTTCCTTCAAATATGCCTGGGTTTTGGACAAGTTGAAGGCTAAGCGTGAGCGTGGTATCACAATTGACATTTCTTTGTGGAAATTTGAAACAAGCAAATACTATGTCACCATCACTGATGCTCCTGGACACAGAGATTTCATCAAAAACATGATTACTGGCACCTCCCAAGCTGACTGTGCTGTCCTTATTGTTGCTGCCGGTGTTGGTGAGTTTGAAGCTGGTATCTCAAAGAATGGGCAGACTCGTGAACATGCCCTTCTGGCCTACACACTGGGTATAAAACAGCTGATCGTTGGTGTGAACAAGATGGATTCTACTGAGGCACCGAACAGCCAGAAGAGATATGACGAAATTGTCAAAGAAGTCAGCACTTACATTAAGAAAATTGGCTACAACCCAGACACCGTAGCTTTTGTACCAATTTCTGGTTGGAACGGAGACGATATGTTTGAGCCTAGCTCTAATACTAGCAGCTCACTAGTCTTATGCAACCTGAGCTTCAAGGCAACTCACTCTTATCTATATCCAAACATTAGGAGGAGTTCTCAGTAA
- the LOC119858165 gene encoding cytochrome P450 26A1: MGFSTLLASTLCTFLLPLLLFLAAVKLWALYCVSGREPGCSLPLPPGTMGLPFFGETLQLVLQRRKFLQMKRRKYGFIYKTHLFGRPTVRVMGAENVRHILLGEHRLVSVQWPASVRTILGSGCLSNLHDGQHKQRKKVIMKAFSREALQHYVPGLQEEVSACLARWLRSGGSCLLVYPEVKRLMFRIAMRILLGFEPRHADQDSEQQLVEAFEEMIRNLFSLPIDVPFSGLYRGLRARNFIHAKIEENIRAKMARKQPAGGCKDALQLLMEHTQENGEPLNMQELKESATELLFGGHETTASAATSLITFLGLHRAVLQKVRKELQMKGLLCSMNQDKQLDIEVLEQLKYTGCVIKETLRLSPPVPGGFRVALKTFELNGYQIPKGWNIIYSICDTHDVAELFTNKDEFDPDRFMSPSPEDSSRFSFIPFGGGLRSCVGKEFAKILLKIFTVELARSCDWQLLNGPPTMKTGPIVYPVDNLPTKFIGFNGQI, encoded by the exons GAGCCCGGCTGCAGCCTGCCGCTACCCCCGGGCACCATGGGGCTCCCCTTCTTCGGGGAGACGCTGCAACTAGTGCTGCAG CGGCGGAAGTTTCTCCAGATGAAGCGTCGGAAATACGGATTTATCTACAAGACCCACCTGTTCGGGCGCCCCACCGTGCGGGTGATGGGGGCCGAGAACGTGCGGCACATCCTGCTCGGGGAGCATCGGCTGGTGTCGGTGCAGTGGCCGGCCTCGGTGCGCACCATCCTGGGGTCGGGCTGCCTCTCCAACCTGCACGACGGGCAGCACAAGCAGCGCAAAAAG gtgATCATGAAGGCTTTCTCCCGGGAGGCCCTGCAGCACTACGTCCCCGGCCTCCAGGAGGAGGTGAGCGCCTGCCTGGCGCGCTGGCTGCGCAGCGGCGGCTCCTGCCTTCTGGTTTACCCCGAAGTGAAGCGCCTCATGTTCCGCATCGCCATGAGGATCCTGCTGGGCTTCGAGCCGCGTCACGCCGACCAGGACAGCgagcagcagctggtggaggCCTTCGAGGAGATGATCCGCAACCTCTTCTCCCTGCCCATCGATGTGCCCTTCAGCGGGCTCTACCGG GGCCTGCGGGCGCGGAACTTCATCCACGCCAAGATCGAGGAGAACATCCGGGCGAAGATGGCCCGTAAGCAGCCCGCGGGCGGCTGTAAGGACGCGCTGCAGCTGCTGATGGAGCACACGCAGGAGAACGGGGAGCCGCTGAACATGCAG GAGCTAAAAGAATCGGCAACAGAACTTCTGTTTGGAGGGCATGAAACCACggccagtgctgccacatctctaATCACCTTCTTAGGGCTTCACCGGGCTGTTCTGCAAAAAGTGAGAAAGGAGCTACAAATGAAG GGTTTATTGTGCAGCATGAACCAAGACAAACAGCTGGATATAGAAGTCTTGGAGCAGCTGAAGTACACAGGCTGTGTCATCAAAGAGACCCTCAGGCTGAGTCCACcagttcctggaggatttcgAGTTGCACTCAAGACTTTTGAATTAAAT ggttaCCAGATTCCTAAAGGCTGGAACATTATCTACAGTATCTGTGATACACATGATGTTGCAGAGCTCTTCACCAacaaggatgaatttgaccctGATCGCTTCATGTCTCCCTCTCCGGAAGATTCCTCCAGGTTCAGTTTCATCCCTTTTGGAGGAGGCTTGAGAAGCTGTGTGGGCAAAGAGTTCGCAAAAATCCTTCTCAAAATATTTACTGTGGAGTTGGCTCGGAGTTGTGACTGGCAGCTGTTAAATGGACCCCCTACAATGAAAACTGGCCCCATAGTCTATCCAGTGGACAACCTGCCTACCAAATTCATAGGTTTCAATGGTCAAATCTGA